The following proteins are encoded in a genomic region of Dasypus novemcinctus isolate mDasNov1 chromosome 21, mDasNov1.1.hap2, whole genome shotgun sequence:
- the LOC101436537 gene encoding AP-3 complex subunit sigma-1, with product MIKAILIFNNHGKPRLSKFYQPYSEDTQQQIIRETFHLVSKRDENVCNFLEGGLLIGGSDNKLIYRHYATLYFVFCVDSSESELGILDLIQVFVETLDKCFENVCELDLIFHVDKVHNILAEMVMGGMVLETNMNEIVTQIDAQNKLEKSEAGLAGAPARAVSAVKNMNLPEIPRNINIGDISIKVPNLPSFK from the coding sequence ATGATCAAGGCCATCCTCATCTTCAACAACCACGGGAAGCCGCGGCTCTCCAAGTTCTACCAGCCCTACAGTGAAGATACACAACAACAAATCATCAGGGAGACTTTCCATTTGGTATCTAAAAGAGATGAAAATGTTTGTAATTTCCTAGAAGGAGGATTGTTAATAGGAGGATCTGAcaacaaactgatttatagacatTACGCCACATTGTACTTTGTCTTCTGTGTGGATTCTTCAGAAAGTGAACTTGGCATTTTAGATCTAATTCAAGTATTTGTGGAAACATTGGACAAGTGTTTTGAGAATGTCTGTGAGCTGGATTTAATTTTCCATGTAGACAAGGTTCACAATATTCTTGCAGAAATGGTGATGGGGGGAATGGTATTGGAGACCAATATGAATGAGATTGTTACACAAATTGATGCACAAAATAAACTGGAGAAATCTGAGGCTGGCTTAGCAGGAGCTCCAGCCCGTGCTGTATCTGCTGTAAAGAATATGAATCTTCCTGAGATCCCAAGAAATATTAACATTGGCGACATCAGTATAAAAGTGCCAAACCTGCCCTcttttaaataa